From Malus sylvestris chromosome 1, drMalSylv7.2, whole genome shotgun sequence:
cacacacatttttaattttcgatcatcggatcgaatgaattgaagaagatcaacagacataaattattaagggatatgtgagaagtaaaatgaggtgtgtggatagcacaccccttaatAAATTGTTAAATGGGTATTGATAACAATTTAATATTCTATCATATGCTTTCAACGAACATAATCATTGGGCCCCATGTCACTTTCTGATTCCCCTTTCCAACATTGCTTTCAAACATTTACTTACTatacttttttaaaaaaaaaaacactagttGGTTGTGTTACCAAAACAGTTCACATTTTTTGGAGCTAAGAAAACTCACAGAAACATTTTAGCAGTTTCTGGCTACTATCGTGTGATTCATTAGTTAGGAATCGAACTTAGGACATGCCGTGTGAAATGCAACAATAACAAAATTTTTTCCCACTAAATAAGATTAGCTATATGAATCATAGAACGTTattgtgcacgattctgaaatTCCTTCCCAACCATTGGGCCACCCTATAGTAGTTGATTACTTAGTGTACTATATGTCACTTTTAATTTAGACTTTGTTTGCACACAAGTCCCTGTATCTTGAGATATTTACAGTCCAATACATTGTATTTTGAATTTTAGATTTACACTAGCAATAGTGCCCGCGTGTTGCTGCGGGTCTTAAAACTACTGGACATAAACGAAGAAAACAGGCAGTGTAAACTTGTAATGGATGGTTTGTAATTAACAGGTTTTTAATATGTTGTATGTTATATTCGCACTAAGTGGTCGGAAAGCCTTGAAATCAACTAGAGACGTCGGGAAAACCCACTGAGGAGCGCTTATGGAACTCCTCGTTGTTTAATTTGCATTACGAGAACAAAATGTAAATTCACCAGTTAAATGTGCGTATTAATTTCATAATGTAGATTATTACAAGGATTAAGAAGCATAAACCATAGCAGCAGCTACTTGGCCAACCTATGTGGCTAGGGCTTCAAACACTAAAACCCCGTACAATGCACATAAAAGTAACCACCGCCGGGTAGGCAACATGAGttactttcataaaaaattaaaactaaaaacataaacttcaAACATGCAAAATCTAACAACCAGCATATAaatccaaaacaaaaacttccaccatcaacaacataaaaaaatttaaaaccacaATTAAAACTAATGTTGATTGTCCTCCTTTCCATGTTTGAGTTCCCTCTGCCGGATAAAAGCGATGAAGACAAAGCTTTCCAAAATTCTAATAACTCTACATATTATCAATTTCCCAACAAAACAGACAGGTTCCAGCACTAACAGCATACAAAGTTTTAAAATTGCaatctgttgaccctaaaaactaccaagcttacgtggtgcgcaggccgagtaatctatgagctaactacgtcattcggttgaatgtggggcgtgccaactcgtcagccGAGCTTGGCCGATGAGTAAAATATGCTGATGTTGTGTTgagtgcgcggctgacttctgcgtcttgcgattgtgaccgaggaaggaacacgtctcgacctcttgggttctcgaacttgaagacaaggctactattcttacgaagttcacaaattgtcgtcgtcggattcggtcacagtgatggtattcgacaaagtaaactcacgccgaatccacaccaaagtgtaagggcacaaatactcaaagcggatatatgtcttaacaataaatgtggttcggccgtcggaatgctgaactctaaatcccacttgagagtatccaatcataaactaactcggcgtgcaatgtgtCGAGTctaataaactgtaacacctcacttcgctgagaaggctaataagatgacatcgaccaataaggattcagaaatccttttcgactgagacttggatagataaccagttaccctcgacgcagtgctatctatgccgactaaAGATGCTACAAGAACGGCTGGTTCTACGGTGATAGtgttatctatgccgactgaagatatcactggttgccttcatagtgctgtttatccaaactgaaggtgtgttgacgaaaaaagaaaaggaaaaagtctccaggttgttgagagaatttgagCAGGgcatttgtgtgttgaattgaagggGGCTTGTTTTGACGTCTTccctccctatttatagcagccaACCTGTATTGAATCCTAATCGCTCCCGAATTAAAACTCCTTCTCATTATCCAATTTCATTTCGGCCAATCCTATTCCTACGAAGACTTCGAACATAACTTGTTATCAGACCGTATTCAATCCTAGCATCCTGATCCCGTCGAGACTCCCTCTCACAATAGGATTCGTCCACATTCCACTTTCCGATAGGATATGGATCGTGCGGCCCATGGGCTAAATATCTCCCATTGACACCTGTACACGACTTCTGGGCCGAGAGAGGATTTAAACCCGGCCTATCCAACACTGGGCCGAGTTAACTCTAACTCAGCCCAAACAatattttgggtccaaacacaatctaaactaatgttttctctcttcctctccctgTTCGTAAGACAAAAAGATAAAGCTTTCCAAAATTCCAACGAATCCTCTCATATCATTTCTTCCTAAAAATTATAAATCCATTTTAAACAATTATCAATGCATTTTGAAACTGGAAAAAAGCAGAAGGACATAAAACTTACCCAAAATATAAGAGCAGTGTCACAGGTGATAGAAAATCTCAGATTTATTAACTGAGCAACCAAAATGCAAAATACTTTTTTAGTCGGGAAAGGCCCAACAGAGCACCACAACTAACAGCAAAACGAAATCATTTGGGGTTTTATCCAAATTAGCTAAATAACATCTGTTCCGCAGCGATCTGATGACAGGCCGCGACCAAAACAGGCTGGAAATCGACCAAAAATCCGACCACAACCCAGAAATCTCAGACGGAAAAAAAAGACTAACACTATGAATTCTTGGCCCCCCAATCGCAACTTTGGAAACTTTGGAAACCTTGGAAACCACTTTTATGAGTCTCCTAAAAGAAACCCAGGTTTAAGTAGATGCAGAACAGCCGTCGAAGCAGAGACCACAAAGAAAATCGACAAGATTAGGAACTCGTCCCGTGAAACAAAGAACATAATATCAGATAGAATCGATGATTTGAAAAAACAATGGGCAAGACCAAAAGGGTAGAGCAGTAATCAGGAAAGCAAACCAACAGAGAAAAGCTTTAGTGGGGACTCTTGAAGTCGAGAGAATAAGGATGGCGGACAGGCAGACAACACGGGTAAAAACGTCTTTTCGGCGTAAGAAGCAGGCcagacaaaataaaacaaaagattgACCCAGGGGCAGTTCCGCCCTTTTACTATTTCTGAACAGTGCTAAAACTCAAATATATAATGTTCACTACTTCTTCATTGGGTACAAAACTCTTAACTTAAACTTAATGATATGTTTGAAGCCGTGAATGAGGAAAGAGTGACCAAAAAGAAATATCCATTTGCTAATTGGTGAGCTACACCATAGTACCATACAATACAATTTTGAAAGAGCATGCTTTACTAACTGGTTTGCCACACAATTACAATTTCTTGGAATATAATTACATTGAAACGAATACAACGAGTCGCAGATATGCCCATCTACAAAACACAACTCTCCTCTTGTGACTGCAAATTTTAAATAATCTTTCATAATCAAATTCTAATGATAGTAGAGAACTTAGCTTTTGTTGACGTTTGCAACCCTTATATGACAACATAACTTCGACATGATTTGGAGAGGCAACGGTGCCAAGAAGAGGGTTCATAGCCACCATTGCTTCTCCGTTGCGATTCTATCAAGCCTAAGGTACATTGGTCTCAGTATAAACTGAATGTAGATGGGGGCTTTTTACCCGTTTTTGGAGCTAGTGGTTAAAgagccccttttttttttttttttttttttttttttaattttcattttttattgttgTATTACAATAAAAGTTCTTTAACCACTTAATGTGCTTTATAAAAAGGAAGATGTCTTCAACTCGTGTATGTATGTGCCCATACATAGTGGTGCTTTATAAAGAGAAAGATTTCTTCAACTTGTGTATGTACATACCAAACAATGTAGGGGGATTAACCAAAACCAAAATGCGAAGAAAAAGTAGTCTTTTATCATTCCTTCCACAGCAAGGATAAATGGtttctctattaaaaaaaaacgaagACGTGAAGAACCCATACATTGCATTTTAAAATTCAATCAATGCAACctctagtaaaaaaaaaacaaaaaaaatctggGGTCCTGGGTTTTTGTTTCCTCCTGTTTGGGGTGGCCCACTACCTTTTCtctggtgattttttttttttctagaaaaaaaaacacaaataaaaaagaaaaggctCTATAAGAAGGGGCTTTGTGTGAGAGAAAGATGTAATAGGAAGTAAAAGAGAGAGTTCGAGTGTTGTAAGGCAAGGAAAGAATCCATTTAATAAAATTGTTCAGCAGCGGCAACAGCAAGGGAAGGGaacttccttccttccttccttccttgtaGTTTCTCAAGGGGCGCCTAAACTCTTCATATAATTGCTCACCTAGGGTTTGTTGAAAGGCATCGACTAAGAACTTTTGAGCTTAAAAAAGAGCTTCGAAAAATGGGAGTTGGAGGAACATTGGAGTACTTGTCTGATCTGGTGAACAACAGTGGgtataaacacaaaaagaagaagcaaTTACAGACAGTGGAGCTCAAAGTCAGGATGGACTGTGATGGCTGTGAACTTAAGGTCAAGAATGCCCTCTCTTCCTTAACTGGTATGTTCTTTTtctgcatgttttttttttgggtattttaCGTTTCAAATTACAAATGTCATCAAATTTTGCAAATCTTCTTCAATAAGCCTGACTACTGAGCAGTACGGGATATTGACAATCAacactattttttttctcaactaTTCAGTCCAGACTACTGAAGTCAGACAAACCCCAAATTTTGAGCTGATAAAAGATGTTTGTTGAATGTTGAGCAGGGGTTAAATCTGTGGAGATAAACAGGAAGCAACAGAAGGTGACTGTGACAGGGTATGTTGAACCAAACAAAGTGCTGAAGAAGGCAAAGTCAACAGGGAAGAGGGCGGAGATATGGCCTTATGTGCCCTACAGCTTAGTGGCACAGCCCTACATTGCTCAGGCTTATGACAAGAAGGCACCTCCTGGTTATGTCAGAAATGTGGACAACAATCCGTCCTCCACTGGGACTGTCACAAAATATGAAGACCCTTACACCACAATGTTCAGTGATGACAACCCTAATGCCTGCTCCATCATGTAATAGTAATACCATAACTTGCATGCATCTTCTAGCCAGCTAGCTTCCAAGCCTCTGTAATATTTTCAATCTACCCCATCCCCCTTCTTTTTTTCAAtgttgtatttttgtatttgatttCCTTTTATACGGGAATATGAGAAATTATAGGGAGTTTTGATTTCttattctcaccatattttcttTTCGGATTCGGAAATGGTCTTATAATTCAAACAGTAAAAAACTTTTGCTCAACACCCAAAAGTAGTTTTGTAGTCAAATGGTTAAGAATATTTGCTTAGAACCCGAGCCACATATGTTCAATTACGCTCACCTCGGCATTGCTTATATAATAAGGGTTTAAACACACAAATCCAAAATCAACCTAAATTAATCAAGTTAATGtgaatattttatttgtttatttatttatttattttatttttaaatcagTGGGTGGGCTTACAATAACACAAAATCATGTAGCATAAGTGAGGAGGTTTGAGATTTTATATACATATTGGATCAAGTGGAGCAGCCTATCTAGCTAAAATATGTAAGGCAATTTTACAAGAGAACAGATCTACGCTCCTTATTTACTCCTTTGCACTGCCACTCGATCAAATAAATCGACGGTGGATGAAGGGACAGAAAAAAACAACAGAGGAGTGGAAGGGGACAAAATGGGGAGtgaaaattattaaagaatgtatTGCATAAAATTGGATGGACTTGGGAACAACATaaaatgtcaagtttgtgacctttacACGGTTGCTCCGGTCACCTAGTGTAGGTGAATGAGTAGAAAGATCAAGATAGAGAAGCAAACTCAAAATGTATGTCGTTCACCCTAAGTTGGGCGATGCCCACGagtttaagtacaataatgGCATTATAGATTCACTGTAGGAAAATTGTGACCTTTTATAGTTGAGAAGAGTCTCTGGCTTTCGTCTACAGTCGATGTGGGACTCTAGGGGTTTTATTCTAATGTTGACACATGTTGCGTtttgattggcctcctggttggagagaAACTCTTGTGTTTCGGTAGGGGTGTCTCAGCACGAAACATTTGGTGGGTCCCTGAAGGTGTGGAGTTGATTGGTGCTCAATAGTTTTGGGATTtgtaagtatggtataaacaaaatgCAAACCCATGTCGAAAACTTCAAAAGATATTTTACTTCTTATAATTGAATGGTTTCCATACTAATAGCATTGAAGTCTTTGTGATAGAATTATATAGATGTTGTTTTGTGTAGATGATTAAGTTAGGATAATATCGGTATAACTAGTAGAGACCACGAATCCAACTATAAAatcttaaccaaaaaaaaaaagattagctTCTCTTGTataatatgttgtatatttttaaattacctAAACAAGGCACTTGAAAAAGTAGTAGAAAAGTAGTTTTGGGTATTAGGTGAAACGAGTTGGGTTGCTATGATGTAGCTATCATGGaagctttatttttgttttgtttttggtgtcCATCTGCTGCATGATGTTTACTGTTTCTTCTGGCTTTTTGCTTGTTCACAGCTGTATTTTGCACccacaaactaaactatttagtTAGTGCTAGCTGGTTGCCATATCATGTATTTGATGGTGTTAGATTCTCCTATTCATGGTAAACAAAGTGGAATTACTTCAACTTCCAACTCCCTATGTAATCCATCTTCCTGCACATATTTGATGATTTCTCCATATAACAAATTACATGCACAATGTGTGACACTAAAGATCCGCCAAGATTTTACGCGACTTGTAAAGTACGTGTTGCTAGGGTTTATAATGTGTAGCTCCAATAAAAACGAGTATTTAAGCTTACATCCAAGATAAAAGTTCAAATCCCGACCATTCCCACATATATCCAATACCGAGTTGAGGTTCGAACTTCTTTCACTTATTCTTTTGTACAAATCATATTTACTGGATTCGGTGAAATCCCATCCGAATTCTGTATCGGTATGGACATACCAGTACTTTTTGGATTCGGTGGTTAATTCGGTGGTTCATCTAACCATCTCCAATAATTTCTAATCAGATTACAGAAAAGTTGTAATTTTTGGGAAGAGAGGATGGAAACAACTGGAATTTTGCGAAGCTCTGTGCTTCTGGTTTTGGTCAGGTAGAGGGAAGACAAtgagggagaggaagagagataaaatattaagtttaatcgtaatttttaatatttttattgtgTTAGTTGAGGGTCCCATCTGGAGTATTGATTTTTTAGAGAAGAAGTTAAGAGTCGAAGGCCGATAGCATTTCCCAAGTTCCATATTAAtgtaatatttatattattcTGACTAGACAATTTAGTGaattaattgttttttatttgtaaacaaataattgcttacaaataacaaaaataattgtttaCAATAACTATAAATATTATTGTAAAATgtatattataaatatttttaatttatatttttaacgaATTAAGAACGAATCAAACTGAATATCGTACTGTCTATGTGCACCCTCTGACGAATGATACTTTAGGTTATTATCGAATTCCGTACCCGAATTGAACCACGAACTCAAACCAAACCCGTATCTGGCAACTATGGTACAAACGATAGAAGAACATAGTATTCAAACTGTGTCACAGATTACAACCAAAAACTATAGGCCAGCCACTTGCTCCTGCTTTTACACAGGAGGGCTCTCCAATGTCCCTATATAATGGTAAAAGGTAAAAAGTAAAAGTGTAGGCTCCTCCCCTACTCCTAGTATTCACAATATTTGGCAGCAACGTCACAATATTATTCAAATTTGTTCGGTTGGGTTCCATAAAGAGGTAAAGGAAATAGGCAAGGAAAGCAGATCCTTCTTTTAGGTTACTCAACCAATGAACCAAACatgaagaacaaataaggaatcacctttcttgctttcttcctttcccttttAACTTTTTAACCTTTACCTCTTTCTTTCTGTATCCTTTCTCTGATCCAGAGGAAGCGTAAAGACATTTTCATTTGCAGGGGTTACACTTACATGAAGCAACCCCACCTCATAATTTCATGTCAAACTCATTTAATTTACCTCCAATGctgagaaaatcaaattaattataAGAGTCTAAGGTCTAATCGCAACTTCTTGCTAGCTAATTAAGCATAATCACAACCCATTTACTATGTGTGACATTTGTTCGTCAAAGACTGATCATAACTAATTTGTAATTAGAAAACTCTAACCTACCCAACGACAAAAGTAGAAATTACAACAGACTAAGATGAACTCGAAGACGGTGTTCGTCGGAGATGAGGCAAGAGCCTTATGCATTGAGCCATTGACATCGACCAACACATGACGGGTGTGATCATGCGAGGCAGTACCATGGTTGAAGATGGTCAGGAAAGTTTAAGGATAAAGAGCGCCCATAGTATAAAGCATAGAAGGGTAAAGTACCTAGAAGAAAGTGAGACGTGAGAACTACATATTCCCAAAGGAAGTTACTAGTTGATCAAGTCAGTTCTTTGagtgaccctaaaaactaccaagcttacATGGTGCACAAGCTGAATAGCTAATGAGTTAACTACGTCCTTTGGTTGGGGCGTGCTAACTCGACGACCAAGCTCGGTCGATGAGTGAATGAATATGGCAGTGGTGGTGTCGAACGCGCTGCTAACATTTATGTATTGCGATTGCGCGAGTAAGGAACTTGTCTCTGCccttgggttctagagcctgaagacaaggttattAGTTTCTTCGAAGTTTCAGAATCATTGGTGTCGGGCTCGGCCGTTGTAATTATATTTGTGCAAATACAAGTGCACTGACCAGACTGTAcagacacaaatactcaaaagagATAAGTGTCTTGATTGTCAATGTGGTTCAACAGTCAAGACGCCGAACTCTAAAATGTACTTAttagtatccaatcataaaataagttcggctttcaatgtgctaGACAATGTAACCTGGTAAtacctcacttcgtcgagaaggctaatgaagtGACCTCTTCCAACAAGGACTCAGAGATTCCTTGCAAACCGAGACTTGAATAAATAACCAGTCGGTCTCAAAGCAGTGTTGTTAAGACTAACTAAAGGTGCTCCTCGATAGCCTGATTCTACGACTCCATAAGGCTAACTGAAGGTGTCACCAGTTGCCAACCACAATGTTGTTAAGACTAATTGAAGATGTGTTTGACGAAGTTAGGAAGGTCATTGTTTTCTCAGGGATAATAGGGTTTCGCGTAGAATGAGAGTTTGTGCAGAGCAGATTTGTGTGTTGATATGAAAAGACCTTGAACATTGCACACCCTCTACTATTTATGATAGCTTTTTGTGCCGAGGTAGAGTCCTATTCAGATTAAATTTCCTCGGCATATCTTGAAAGAACATATCTTCCTGTACGAATTGTACTCAACCACTCCTACCAGGCATGGGACTTTGAAACCTTTCATCATTTGGTATCCAATTTGTTTCCTTGTTTTAACTAAACCCTTAGAATATTAAGAATATTCTCCCATCCTGACTTactaggattcctaattgaaccAGGACTTAGCCGAATCCATTCTTAATATTCAATTCAAGTGTCCTTTATCAATTCAAACTCGGCTAAAGTACTTTGGGCTGGACCAAAGCATGTCTAACCATGGGCCATCTTATGACCTTACTCGGCCAAAATTCTTTCATTTGGGCCCAAGCACATGCACATTGCTGTGTTGCAATGTCATGCACATAATTTACCAACCGGAAAAGAAAAACTAGATTGTTGCAAGGCCATCTCTCTATACCCAAGGGCTATAGGCCATTTTCTCAAGTCAAGGGCCAAAATGAATCTACTAAAAAGAATAAGGGCTAAATTTAGTCAATGGCTGGATACATATAGCAAGCTCTGAAACTTCTTAGTGGGCCCTAACATATGCATCCCAAATTAAGATGAAAAGATTTAGACCTGTATTGGCCAGACACAGAAAATTTTAGCCCTgcaatatttattaaaatattaattttttgaaggGCTAAACTATGTTTTGCACTCCATGGTTGGAGATGGCATGAGGGAAGTTATTTCCCTACACTCCCTTTTGATCTTATGCATTTCTTCATTAATTATGTCCATTGATTCACCTATCCGTTGGTCCACCCATTGActagaaataataataataaaaaaaaaacggagTGAAAGAGGCCAAAATGGGAGTTTAGAAATCACTCTCTTTGTAATCCAAAACTACATCGAGAACCAAAACTACTGATGAAGGAGTAgaatagtgttttttattttaattttagtgcTTATTTAATAATGAGATTTGAAttagaagtttttttttattattattatgaacGGTTTACTTAAATATGTACTTaatgtttattttgaataaaattaaTGCATTTTAATAAgtatttatattaattaattatgcaCAAATGGTTTAATGAAATAAGTTCTTCATTTATTAAGTATTTATGTGGtttgaaaaacaattaaaaaatgaattaaaaaaaaaggtaatgcGTGACTAAGCAAGTGTTATAAAAAAATGCGGCAAAGCGTAGTTGAATGGCGCCAAAAGTAGAAGCGCCATGTTTTGCACGATGGTGCTTTCGTCGCCCAAAGTCTTTACACTTTACTGAATTTAACTAGAATGCAGGAAGGCAAAAGCTGCAAAACAATTGCAATAGCTGCCTTCCTGCTGGAATTTCCAGCCGTTTGAGTTGTGTTGCCGTTAATCTCGGAGGTATATTTTCTtaactaatttatttaatttccatttatttaaATTGTGTTGTATGTGGTTTATAATTGTTGTGagtttatgtatttgtatgCAAACATTTTTGTATGGATGTACAAAAAAATGGTTCACAATGTTCATATGAGCTTAGTTTCTCGTTTaagaattagttggatttcgcgAATGGATATGAAAGCATGACTGCGGtctaattaattcttgaattgtcccaaaattttggACAGTTTGAGAATGCACAATTACATGTTGTATTTTTCGGTTCACGCATTAGAGTTTGAACGTGGGAAATTTGGTAGCATCTCTTTGCGTTCTTCAGGTGCATTGTAGTTTTTTGTGTCTACGTCGTGCACTTGAAGAACTGCAAGGATATTCTACTGAAATTTTCCCACGATCAAACTCTAATGTGTTGGAACCATAAATTACAGCACGTAACTGTGGATTCTCGAATGAGATAAGACCCATACCGGAGGCTAAGGTGGCA
This genomic window contains:
- the LOC126622472 gene encoding heavy metal-associated isoprenylated plant protein 23-like; amino-acid sequence: MGVGGTLEYLSDLVNNSGYKHKKKKQLQTVELKVRMDCDGCELKVKNALSSLTGVKSVEINRKQQKVTVTGYVEPNKVLKKAKSTGKRAEIWPYVPYSLVAQPYIAQAYDKKAPPGYVRNVDNNPSSTGTVTKYEDPYTTMFSDDNPNACSIM